In Streptomyces alboniger, the following are encoded in one genomic region:
- a CDS encoding LCP family protein — protein MTETAGAPSGPDEDPGPKGAYGPGMGASPSGVGAVRRRRRWLRGLAIGVAVVVLAAGGAGWAAYQKLSGNITKDTDAAAELSRYEKERPTPLVHDAQNILLIGSDTRAGPANRKYGRDPGTQRSDTTILLHLAADRQSATAVSIPRDLMVDIPGCRRPDGSRTRAQFAQFNWAFEFGGTACTIRTVEKLTGIRVDHHMVVDFAGFKDMVDAVDGVEVCLKAPIDDDDAHVRLAPGLRTLDGEQALGYVRARKSLGNGSDTERMDRQQEFLGALVNKVQSNDVLLNPAKLYPVLDAATSSLTTDPAIASLRGLYELVRGMRNIPTERVQFLTVPRQSYTYDANRDELVEPAAEQLFTRLRTDSPVSVVPEKPRKPAPSQEQASSDGKPDDPSHTPSPAPTFRGNTAAETACE, from the coding sequence GTGACCGAGACCGCTGGGGCGCCTTCCGGGCCGGATGAGGATCCGGGGCCGAAGGGTGCGTACGGGCCCGGGATGGGCGCGAGCCCCAGTGGGGTGGGTGCCGTGCGTCGCAGGCGGCGTTGGCTGCGCGGGCTGGCGATCGGGGTCGCCGTGGTGGTGCTCGCCGCGGGCGGCGCGGGATGGGCCGCGTACCAGAAGCTCAGCGGCAACATCACCAAGGACACCGACGCCGCCGCCGAGCTCTCGCGCTACGAGAAGGAGCGGCCGACCCCGCTGGTGCACGACGCGCAGAACATCCTGCTCATCGGCTCCGACACCCGCGCGGGACCGGCCAACCGCAAGTACGGCAGGGACCCCGGCACCCAGCGCTCGGACACCACGATCCTGCTGCACCTGGCCGCCGACCGGCAGAGCGCGACCGCCGTGTCGATCCCCCGTGACCTGATGGTGGACATTCCCGGCTGCCGCAGGCCGGACGGCTCGCGGACGCGGGCCCAGTTCGCACAGTTCAACTGGGCGTTCGAGTTCGGCGGGACGGCCTGCACGATCCGTACCGTCGAGAAGCTCACCGGAATCCGCGTCGACCACCACATGGTCGTGGACTTCGCGGGGTTCAAGGACATGGTCGACGCGGTCGACGGGGTGGAGGTGTGCCTCAAGGCCCCGATCGACGACGACGACGCCCACGTACGGCTCGCCCCTGGGCTGCGGACCCTCGACGGCGAACAGGCGCTCGGTTACGTACGCGCCCGCAAGAGCCTCGGCAACGGCAGCGACACCGAGCGGATGGACCGCCAGCAGGAGTTCCTCGGCGCGCTCGTCAACAAGGTGCAGAGCAATGACGTCCTGCTGAACCCGGCGAAGCTCTACCCCGTACTGGACGCGGCGACGTCCTCGCTGACGACCGACCCCGCCATCGCGAGCCTGCGCGGCCTGTACGAACTGGTGCGCGGCATGCGCAATATCCCCACGGAACGGGTGCAGTTCCTCACCGTCCCCCGGCAGTCGTACACCTACGACGCCAACCGCGACGAGCTGGTCGAACCGGCGGCGGAACAGCTCTTCACGCGCCTTCGCACCGACAGCCCCGTCTCGGTGGTCCCGGAAAAGCCCCGGAAACCGGCGCCGAGCCAGGAACAGGCGAGCAGCGACGGGAAACCCGACGACCCCTCGCATACGCCGTCACCCGCGCCGACATTCCGGGGCAACACGGCGGCGGAGACCGCCTGCGAGTAA
- a CDS encoding LCP family protein produces the protein MDAQGRGRAENIDPADQWVLNPDTGDYELRLSPSAGQGQSTVPGPRRAAPRQGGRGRPTPGRDRERPRQGERDERREVPGQRRRRVKEPEPAAGGGRRKQRPKKSKGKKVLVWTGGSLAFLLVTGCVGGYLYYQHLNDNITSINDDGAGTGGFSKDRAINILVVGTDKRSGSGNKGYGDEGSLGHADTTILLHVSKDRTNATALSIPRDMITDIPDCPTTMKDGSKKTIPGSTNVRFNESLGQNERTPSCTMRTVTKITGIKLDHFMVADFNAVKTLSSAVGGVEVCLAKDIDDPKSHLKLSKGTHTIEGEKALAFVRTRHTVGNGGDLSRIALQQQFLSALMRKLKSSDTLTNPTKMFSLAEAGTKALTVDSTIGDIMKLRDLGMELGKLDMKNLSFATLPVKDNPAEKTPITVVPDPPKADPLFAMLRADQSLTEVKKKQKREKAAVAARLKGPKADASEVRVDIYNGSGKTGAAQTTLTWLQNNEGVLKSTQLGNAPSVIKKTTLEYGPAQADQARRLADIMGLPASALKPGKSEKNAQGLPAMKLTLGGDFKGAGVPIAPPKKAPEGIQKVEADKTVCAK, from the coding sequence GTGGACGCGCAAGGCCGTGGGCGGGCGGAGAACATCGATCCCGCAGACCAGTGGGTGCTCAACCCGGACACCGGTGACTACGAACTGCGACTGAGCCCCTCCGCAGGGCAAGGACAGTCGACGGTGCCAGGACCCCGTAGGGCAGCTCCCCGTCAGGGTGGGCGAGGCCGCCCCACGCCGGGCCGCGACCGCGAACGCCCGCGACAGGGCGAGCGCGACGAGCGCCGCGAGGTGCCCGGGCAGCGCAGGCGCCGCGTCAAGGAGCCGGAGCCGGCCGCCGGCGGCGGCAGGCGCAAGCAGCGGCCGAAGAAGTCCAAGGGCAAGAAGGTCCTGGTGTGGACCGGCGGCTCGCTGGCGTTCCTGCTGGTCACGGGCTGCGTCGGTGGCTATCTCTACTACCAGCACCTCAACGACAACATCACGTCGATCAACGACGACGGCGCGGGCACCGGCGGCTTCAGCAAGGACCGGGCCATCAACATCCTGGTGGTCGGCACCGACAAGCGCAGCGGCAGCGGCAACAAGGGGTACGGCGACGAGGGCAGCCTCGGCCACGCGGACACCACGATCCTGCTGCATGTCTCCAAGGACCGTACGAACGCGACGGCGTTGAGCATCCCGCGCGACATGATCACGGACATTCCGGACTGCCCCACCACCATGAAGGACGGCAGCAAGAAGACCATCCCGGGCTCGACGAACGTCCGCTTCAACGAAAGCCTCGGCCAGAACGAGCGGACGCCGAGCTGCACGATGCGCACGGTCACGAAGATCACCGGGATAAAGCTCGACCACTTCATGGTGGCCGACTTCAACGCGGTCAAGACGCTCTCCAGCGCGGTCGGCGGTGTGGAGGTCTGCCTCGCCAAGGACATCGACGACCCCAAGTCGCATCTGAAGCTGTCCAAGGGCACGCACACGATCGAGGGCGAGAAGGCGCTCGCGTTCGTGCGCACCCGGCACACGGTGGGCAACGGCGGCGACTTGAGCCGCATCGCGCTCCAGCAGCAGTTCCTCAGCGCGCTGATGCGCAAGCTGAAGTCGAGCGACACCCTCACCAACCCGACGAAGATGTTCTCCCTGGCGGAGGCCGGCACCAAGGCACTCACCGTCGACTCCACGATCGGGGACATCATGAAGCTCCGTGACCTCGGCATGGAGCTGGGCAAGCTCGACATGAAGAACCTGAGCTTCGCCACGCTGCCGGTCAAGGACAACCCCGCCGAGAAGACCCCCATCACGGTCGTGCCCGACCCGCCCAAGGCGGACCCGCTCTTCGCGATGCTGCGCGCCGACCAGTCGCTGACCGAGGTGAAGAAGAAGCAGAAGCGGGAGAAGGCCGCGGTGGCCGCCCGCCTCAAGGGTCCCAAGGCCGACGCCTCCGAGGTGCGGGTCGACATCTACAACGGCAGTGGCAAGACCGGCGCCGCTCAGACAACTCTCACGTGGCTACAGAACAATGAGGGCGTGCTCAAGTCCACCCAACTGGGGAACGCGCCCTCGGTCATCAAGAAGACGACGCTGGAGTACGGACCGGCCCAGGCGGACCAGGCCCGTCGGCTCGCCGACATCATGGGGCTGCCCGCCTCCGCCCTGAAACCGGGCAAGAGCGAGAAGAACGCACAGGGACTCCCTGCCATGAAGCTGACGCTCGGCGGCGACTTCAAGGGCGCGGGCGTGCCCATCGCCCCGCCGAAGAAGGCGCCGGAGGGGATCCAGAAAGTCGAAGCCGACAAGACTGTGTGTGCCAAGTGA
- a CDS encoding LCP family protein, translated as MRQNSVRKEGARQRAPHASDHGWDDGPHDGGPRRGRSRQDDARSGEPSGSAGTPPKDGGRPPGHRRKRGSGGGGARPPRRKRRVLRWSATILSVLILGTAGAGYLYYQHLNGNLETDDLNLGEHRAPEPTPNAAGQTPLNILLIGSDARDSKENQKLGGAKNTFGSPPLADVQMLLHLSADRSNMSVVSMPRDTLLQIPKCTDPDDGRVYPETGPRYMTNESLGRGGPGCTVATWEKLTNIHIDHFMMVDFSGVVSMADAIGGVPVCVDKNIHSRDSQGHGSGLKLKKGTTEVKGEQALQWLRTRYGFEGGTDISRAKAQHMYMNALVRKLRENTGLTSPNQLRKLAEEATDALKVDDGLGTIKKLYDLGNELKKVPPSRTTMTTMPFEYVGARVIPKPGDAEQLFRLVRDDIPLDGKGRKKPAKEKLSDDPAAADDQIAVQVQNGTRTATEPPTSGRANTVAQLLTGKGFTKATADTTTVLTEGKTVIRYPSAELEGDAQRIAKALKLPLSSVKKSTDVSGVTLVVGADWREGDAPPKPSKKDDRTPDSADALSGSDKKACMKVDPDFTW; from the coding sequence ATGAGGCAGAACAGCGTGCGTAAGGAGGGGGCGCGACAACGCGCCCCGCACGCAAGTGATCACGGCTGGGACGACGGCCCGCACGACGGCGGCCCGCGCCGGGGCCGCTCGCGCCAGGACGACGCGCGCTCCGGGGAGCCCTCGGGCAGCGCAGGCACGCCCCCCAAGGACGGTGGACGGCCCCCCGGCCACCGGCGCAAGCGCGGCTCGGGCGGCGGTGGCGCACGGCCGCCGCGCCGCAAGCGCCGCGTCCTGCGCTGGTCGGCGACGATCCTGTCCGTACTGATACTTGGCACGGCCGGCGCCGGATACCTGTACTACCAGCACCTCAACGGCAATCTGGAGACGGACGACCTGAACCTCGGCGAGCACCGGGCCCCCGAGCCCACGCCCAACGCCGCGGGACAGACGCCGCTGAACATCCTGCTCATCGGGTCGGACGCGCGGGACTCCAAGGAGAACCAGAAGCTCGGCGGCGCCAAGAACACCTTCGGCTCGCCGCCGCTCGCGGACGTCCAGATGCTGCTGCACCTCTCGGCCGACCGCTCCAACATGTCGGTCGTCAGCATGCCGCGCGACACGCTGCTCCAGATCCCCAAGTGCACGGACCCCGACGACGGCAGGGTCTACCCCGAGACCGGCCCGCGGTACATGACCAACGAGTCCCTGGGCCGCGGCGGCCCCGGCTGCACGGTCGCGACCTGGGAGAAGCTCACCAACATCCACATCGACCACTTCATGATGGTCGACTTCTCGGGTGTGGTCTCCATGGCGGACGCCATCGGCGGCGTACCGGTCTGCGTGGACAAGAACATCCACTCGCGCGACAGCCAGGGCCACGGCTCGGGCCTGAAGCTGAAGAAGGGCACCACGGAGGTCAAGGGCGAGCAGGCCCTCCAGTGGCTGCGCACCCGCTACGGCTTCGAGGGCGGCACCGACATCAGCCGCGCCAAGGCGCAGCACATGTACATGAACGCGCTGGTCCGCAAGCTCCGCGAGAACACCGGCCTGACCAGCCCCAACCAGCTGCGCAAGCTCGCCGAGGAGGCGACGGACGCGCTGAAGGTCGACGACGGCCTCGGCACCATCAAGAAGCTGTACGACCTGGGCAACGAGCTCAAGAAGGTCCCGCCGAGCCGTACGACGATGACGACCATGCCGTTCGAGTACGTGGGCGCCCGCGTCATCCCCAAGCCCGGCGACGCCGAGCAGCTCTTCCGCCTCGTACGCGACGACATCCCGCTGGACGGAAAGGGCAGGAAGAAGCCCGCGAAGGAGAAGCTCTCGGACGATCCGGCGGCCGCCGACGACCAGATCGCCGTCCAGGTCCAGAACGGCACGCGGACCGCCACGGAACCCCCGACCTCCGGCCGGGCCAACACGGTGGCGCAGCTCCTCACCGGCAAGGGCTTCACGAAGGCGACGGCGGACACGACGACGGTGCTGACCGAGGGCAAGACCGTCATCCGCTACCCCAGCGCCGAGCTCGAGGGCGACGCCCAGCGGATCGCCAAGGCGCTGAAGCTGCCGCTCAGTTCCGTGAAGAAGTCCACGGACGTCTCCGGGGTGACGCTCGTCGTCGGCGCCGACTGGCGCGAGGGCGACGCCCCGCCGAAGCCGTCGAAGAAGGACGACAGGACGCCGGACTCGGCGGACGCGCTCAGCGGCTCCGACAAGAAGGCCTGCATGAAGGTGGACCCGGACTTCACCTGGTAG
- a CDS encoding glycosyltransferase family 2 protein, with protein MNAKSEAQPPAVSVIMPVLNEERHLREAVHAILRQEYAGEMEVVVALGPSTDRTDEIAAELVREDPRVHTVPNPTGRTPAALNAAIKASRHPIVVRVDGHAALSPGYITTAVRLLEETGAMNVGGIMHAEGQNDWEHAVAAAMTSKIGVGNAAFHTGGEAQQAETVYLGVFRREALEQQGGYNEEFIRAQDWELNFRIREAGGLIWFSPDLLVSYRPRPSVKALAKQYKDYGRWRHVVARYHAGSINLRYLAPPTALCAIAAGVVVGAALTPWGFVIPGGYLAAIAAGSVPAGKGLPLKARLQIPVALATMHMSWGWGFLTSPRSLARKVIASRRPAVLGETQQA; from the coding sequence ATGAACGCGAAGTCTGAGGCGCAGCCGCCCGCCGTATCCGTGATCATGCCCGTCCTCAACGAGGAGCGGCATCTGCGCGAGGCCGTCCACGCGATCCTGCGTCAGGAGTACGCGGGTGAGATGGAGGTCGTCGTCGCGCTCGGCCCCTCCACCGACCGCACGGACGAGATCGCCGCGGAGCTGGTCAGGGAAGACCCGAGGGTGCACACGGTCCCGAACCCGACGGGACGTACGCCGGCGGCACTGAACGCCGCGATCAAGGCCTCCCGTCACCCGATCGTGGTCCGCGTGGACGGCCACGCCGCGCTCTCGCCGGGTTACATCACCACCGCCGTCCGCCTCCTGGAGGAGACCGGCGCGATGAACGTCGGCGGCATCATGCACGCCGAGGGCCAGAACGACTGGGAGCACGCGGTCGCCGCCGCCATGACGTCGAAGATCGGCGTGGGCAACGCCGCCTTCCATACCGGCGGCGAGGCCCAGCAGGCCGAGACGGTCTATCTGGGCGTCTTCCGCCGTGAGGCCCTGGAGCAGCAGGGCGGCTACAACGAGGAGTTCATCCGCGCCCAGGACTGGGAGCTGAACTTCCGCATCCGCGAGGCCGGCGGCCTGATCTGGTTCTCGCCCGACCTGCTGGTCTCCTACCGCCCGCGGCCGAGCGTGAAGGCGCTCGCCAAGCAGTACAAGGACTACGGCCGCTGGCGCCACGTCGTCGCCCGCTACCACGCGGGCTCCATCAACCTCCGCTATCTCGCGCCGCCGACCGCGCTCTGCGCGATCGCGGCCGGCGTCGTGGTGGGCGCGGCGCTCACGCCGTGGGGCTTCGTGATCCCCGGCGGCTATCTCGCGGCCATCGCGGCCGGGTCCGTCCCCGCGGGTAAGGGCCTGCCGCTGAAGGCGCGCCTCCAGATCCCGGTGGCGCTGGCGACCATGCACATGTCGTGGGGCTGGGGCTTCCTCACCAGCCCGCGCTCGCTGGCCAGGAAGGTCATCGCCTCGCGCCGCCCGGCGGTCCTCGGGGAGACCCAGCAGGCCTGA
- a CDS encoding LCP family protein: MRVAITCSVTVLAAAGIGHTVVTSLDTGIKRVDAFKDMKNRPASGNGMNVLLVGTDGRDRITPEDKQKYRLGGAPCHCTDTIMIVHISEDRDRASVVSLPRDSYADLPAHTDQTSGKQHRAHPNKINAAYAEGGPNLTVRTVEHMTKVKIDHYLEVDFTSFIKTVDVLGGVEICTAKPLRDSHTGLNLAVGTHAMNGGEALQYVRSRYVDGASDLGRMQRQQRFLAALIAKATSSGVLLNPVKFRDVTLTLLGSVRADKGFGTSDMLDLGRAMRGFSPSSSEFTTVPLSETGQVLPGIGSTLKWHPEKSAKLFKALREDRPLASHRVKSKYTLVDVSPQQIRVQVENGTGTPGLGKRVDAELRATGFRTTGLPTDVPNAQRAPAPRTVVAYDPRWDRSATSLATALPGCEMRKVDRLGPTLKVVAGTDFKAVRPVRAEDELQGEFGAVTGDQVVCP; encoded by the coding sequence ATGCGGGTGGCGATCACGTGCTCCGTGACGGTGCTCGCGGCGGCCGGGATCGGGCACACCGTGGTGACCAGCCTCGACACCGGCATCAAGCGGGTCGACGCCTTCAAGGACATGAAGAACCGGCCGGCGTCGGGCAACGGCATGAACGTCCTGCTCGTCGGCACCGACGGCCGCGACAGGATCACCCCCGAGGACAAGCAGAAGTACCGCCTCGGCGGCGCGCCCTGCCACTGCACGGACACGATCATGATCGTGCACATCTCGGAGGACAGGGACCGCGCCAGCGTCGTGAGCCTGCCGCGGGACTCGTACGCCGATCTGCCCGCCCACACCGACCAGACCAGCGGCAAGCAGCACCGGGCGCACCCCAACAAGATCAACGCGGCGTACGCGGAGGGCGGGCCGAACCTCACGGTCCGGACCGTCGAGCACATGACGAAGGTCAAGATCGACCACTATCTGGAGGTCGACTTCACCAGCTTCATCAAGACCGTCGACGTGCTCGGCGGCGTCGAGATCTGCACGGCCAAGCCGCTGAGGGACTCGCACACGGGCCTCAACCTGGCGGTCGGCACGCACGCCATGAACGGCGGCGAGGCGCTTCAGTACGTACGTTCGCGGTATGTCGACGGGGCGTCCGACCTCGGCCGGATGCAGCGCCAGCAGCGGTTCCTCGCGGCGCTCATCGCGAAGGCGACCAGCAGCGGAGTCCTGCTGAACCCGGTCAAGTTCCGCGACGTGACACTGACGCTGCTCGGCTCGGTCCGGGCGGACAAGGGCTTCGGGACGAGCGACATGCTGGACCTCGGGCGGGCGATGCGGGGCTTCTCGCCGTCGTCGTCGGAGTTCACGACCGTGCCGCTGAGCGAGACGGGCCAGGTCCTGCCGGGCATCGGCTCGACGCTGAAGTGGCATCCGGAGAAGTCCGCGAAGCTCTTCAAGGCCCTGCGCGAGGACCGGCCGCTGGCGTCGCACCGCGTCAAATCCAAGTACACGCTGGTGGACGTCTCGCCGCAGCAGATCCGGGTGCAGGTGGAGAACGGCACGGGGACGCCGGGGCTCGGCAAGCGCGTGGACGCGGAGCTGCGGGCCACCGGGTTCCGCACGACGGGCCTGCCGACGGACGTGCCGAACGCCCAGCGGGCCCCGGCGCCCCGGACCGTCGTCGCCTACGACCCGCGCTGGGACCGCTCCGCGACCTCCCTCGCGACCGCCCTGCCGGGCTGCGAGATGCGCAAGGTCGACCGGCTCGGGCCGACGCTGAAGGTCGTCGCGGGGACGGACTTCAAGGCGGTGCGGCCGGTGCGGGCGGAGGACGAGCTGCAAGGGGAGTTCGGAGCGGTCACGGGGGATCAGGTGGTCTGTCCGTAG
- a CDS encoding acyl-CoA thioesterase, which produces MTDHAPIGTGNELPGKPTAASRTTLSTIMTAGDTNLLGTVHGGVVMKLVDDAAGAVAGRHSGGPAVTASMDEMVFLEPVRVGDLVHVHAQCNWTGRTSMEIGVRVMAERWNESTPAQQVGSAYLVFAAVDADGKPRTVPPVVPDSERNERRFKEAQIRRTHRLARRRAIKELRAQQPSED; this is translated from the coding sequence ATGACAGATCACGCCCCCATAGGGACCGGGAACGAGCTTCCCGGCAAGCCGACCGCGGCCTCGCGCACCACGTTGAGCACCATCATGACCGCGGGTGACACCAACCTTCTCGGGACGGTGCACGGCGGTGTGGTCATGAAGCTGGTGGACGACGCGGCCGGGGCTGTGGCGGGGCGGCATTCGGGCGGGCCGGCGGTCACGGCGTCCATGGACGAGATGGTGTTCCTGGAGCCGGTCCGCGTCGGTGATCTCGTCCACGTGCACGCGCAGTGCAATTGGACGGGGCGCACGTCTATGGAGATCGGCGTACGCGTGATGGCCGAGCGCTGGAACGAGTCGACGCCGGCGCAGCAGGTCGGCTCGGCCTACCTCGTCTTCGCGGCCGTCGACGCGGACGGCAAGCCCCGCACGGTCCCGCCGGTCGTCCCGGACTCGGAACGGAACGAGCGGCGGTTCAAGGAAGCGCAGATTCGCCGTACGCATCGACTGGCCCGTCGCCGAGCCATCAAGGAACTGCGGGCGCAGCAGCCGAGTGAGGACTGA
- a CDS encoding LCP family protein, whose protein sequence is MSDWPDDQAGGRGYGRGSGNPQPDGARVMRHVQRGGPARPAGPPPGNVPQQPSYDDGYDDAYGNGQPYGDARDEVFEPRTPRRDAYGQSYDSGYNTGQVYGQPAGGGGQGGAGRPPRAGRPAPDWRRRIKIGSITLVSVLLVTTVATYFWADGKLKREVDLSKVIERPEGGAGTNYLIVGSDSREGMSDEEKKKLHTGSAEGKRTDSMMILHVADDGGNTMISLPRDSNVTIPSFKGAESGKLYPNQGRQVKLNAAYAEDGPELLVRTVEYNTGLRIDHYAEIGFGGFAKIVDAVGGVEMDIPKAFKDKYSGADFKAGKQTLDGQDALAFVRTRHAFSSDLDRTKNQQKFLASLANQAATPGTVMNPFKLYPTMGAGLDTLVVDKDMGLTDVASMFWAMKGVTGGDGKSMNIPIAGMAGGNVLWDKAKVKQLVNQLNSDEKVTVQGG, encoded by the coding sequence ATGAGCGATTGGCCAGACGATCAGGCGGGCGGCCGTGGTTACGGCCGCGGCAGCGGGAACCCCCAGCCCGACGGCGCCCGCGTGATGCGGCACGTCCAGCGCGGGGGGCCCGCCCGCCCCGCGGGGCCGCCGCCGGGCAACGTCCCGCAGCAGCCTTCGTACGACGACGGGTACGACGACGCGTACGGGAACGGGCAGCCGTACGGCGACGCCCGCGACGAGGTCTTCGAGCCCCGCACCCCGCGCCGCGACGCGTACGGCCAGAGCTACGACAGCGGCTACAACACCGGCCAGGTCTACGGCCAGCCCGCCGGCGGGGGCGGCCAGGGCGGCGCGGGCCGGCCGCCGCGCGCCGGGCGTCCCGCGCCGGACTGGCGGCGCCGCATCAAGATCGGCTCGATCACCCTGGTGAGCGTGCTGCTCGTGACGACGGTCGCGACGTACTTCTGGGCCGACGGCAAGCTCAAGCGCGAGGTCGACCTCTCCAAGGTCATCGAGCGGCCCGAGGGCGGCGCGGGCACGAACTACCTGATCGTCGGCTCGGACAGCCGCGAGGGCATGTCCGACGAGGAGAAGAAGAAGCTCCACACGGGCTCCGCCGAGGGCAAGCGCACCGACTCGATGATGATCCTGCACGTCGCGGACGACGGCGGGAACACGATGATCTCGCTGCCCCGCGACTCGAACGTGACGATCCCGTCCTTCAAGGGCGCCGAGTCCGGCAAGCTCTACCCGAACCAGGGCCGCCAGGTGAAGCTGAACGCCGCGTACGCGGAGGACGGCCCCGAGCTGCTCGTGCGGACCGTCGAGTACAACACCGGCCTGCGCATCGACCACTACGCCGAGATCGGCTTCGGCGGCTTCGCCAAGATCGTGGACGCGGTCGGCGGCGTGGAGATGGACATCCCCAAGGCCTTCAAGGACAAGTACTCGGGCGCCGACTTCAAGGCCGGCAAGCAGACGCTCGACGGGCAGGACGCCCTCGCCTTCGTCCGCACCCGGCACGCCTTCAGCAGCGACCTGGACCGCACGAAGAACCAGCAGAAGTTCCTCGCGTCCCTCGCCAACCAGGCGGCGACGCCCGGCACGGTCATGAACCCGTTCAAGCTCTACCCGACGATGGGCGCGGGCCTGGACACCCTGGTCGTCGACAAGGACATGGGCCTGACGGACGTGGCCTCCATGTTCTGGGCGATGAAGGGCGTCACGGGCGGCGACGGCAAGTCCATGAACATCCCGATCGCCGGTATGGCGGGCGGCAACGTCCTGTGGGACAAGGCCAAGGTCAAGCAGCTCGTCAATCAGCTCAACAGCGACGAGAAGGTGACGGTCCAGGGCGGCTGA
- a CDS encoding membrane dipeptidase — translation MADLQDEINATAEAGKLDQPPAPPDPHAEPRPEPVDEREPGLDPDAESDPESELEPGPASVPADDPLARARAVLAAHPVADGYSGLPGALRDLPWYDFETGDSGLESDLPRLRAGRVGAQFWSVHVPEWLSADRVVRATLEQIDLVKHVVGAHSEGLRLARDASEATDARNCGRIATLIGPARGAALGDSLGTLRALHSLGVCAVTLCGTSWAGTAGLSAFGEEVVREMNRLGVLADLSGASEATVRRVLAISKAPVIFTRSGARAVHDHPDNLSDEVLAEVGAAKGLCMVPLAAERTGTSVRDVADHVEHVRGVAGPECVGLSGTYDTPDVHPDGLVDPSCYPRLIAELIERDWSEADVALLTWGNVQRALRGADFTARAARERRTASTATIEHLDG, via the coding sequence ATGGCAGACCTACAGGACGAGATCAACGCCACCGCCGAAGCGGGGAAGCTCGACCAGCCCCCCGCCCCACCCGACCCGCATGCCGAGCCGCGTCCCGAGCCAGTCGATGAACGGGAGCCCGGGCTCGACCCCGACGCCGAGTCCGATCCTGAGTCGGAGCTTGAGCCGGGTCCCGCGTCGGTACCGGCCGACGACCCGCTCGCGCGGGCCCGTGCCGTGCTCGCCGCGCATCCCGTCGCCGACGGATACAGCGGTCTGCCGGGAGCGCTGCGCGACCTGCCCTGGTACGACTTCGAGACGGGCGACAGCGGCCTGGAGAGCGACCTGCCGAGGCTGCGCGCGGGGCGGGTCGGAGCGCAGTTCTGGTCCGTACACGTGCCCGAGTGGCTGAGCGCCGACCGGGTCGTGCGGGCGACGCTGGAACAGATCGACCTCGTGAAGCACGTCGTCGGCGCCCACTCCGAGGGGCTGCGGCTGGCCCGTGACGCCTCGGAGGCCACCGACGCCCGCAACTGCGGCCGCATCGCCACGCTGATCGGCCCCGCCCGCGGCGCCGCGCTCGGCGACTCGCTCGGCACGCTGCGCGCACTGCACAGCCTGGGCGTGTGCGCGGTCACCCTCTGCGGCACGTCCTGGGCGGGCACGGCCGGGCTGAGCGCGTTCGGCGAGGAGGTCGTGCGGGAGATGAACCGGCTCGGGGTCCTCGCGGACCTGTCCGGCGCCTCCGAGGCGACGGTGCGACGGGTGCTCGCCATCTCCAAGGCGCCGGTGATCTTCACCCGCTCCGGGGCCCGCGCCGTGCACGACCACCCGGACAACCTCTCGGACGAGGTGCTCGCCGAGGTGGGCGCCGCCAAGGGCCTGTGCATGGTGCCGCTGGCCGCGGAGCGGACCGGTACGTCGGTACGCGACGTGGCGGACCACGTCGAGCATGTGCGCGGCGTGGCGGGGCCGGAGTGCGTCGGGCTCTCGGGGACGTACGACACTCCTGACGTGCACCCGGACGGCCTCGTCGACCCGTCCTGCTATCCGCGGCTGATCGCCGAACTCATCGAACGCGACTGGTCCGAGGCCGACGTGGCGCTGCTCACCTGGGGCAACGTCCAACGCGCCCTGCGCGGCGCCGACTTCACGGCACGGGCCGCGCGGGAGCGCAGGACGGCGTCGACGGCGACCATAGAGCACCTGGACGGCTGA
- a CDS encoding VOC family protein — MTDRHDTDPTPSTAPIAHLRNVVFDCPHPRELAEFYAAVIGGTIEGDGDWVDLVAPGRVKVSFQRVPDLRPPEWPRGDLNAQQVHLDLDAGRTDEEIDAAQEKVLALGARPLDLDDDGGKRDFRVYADPVGHPFCLCKIP, encoded by the coding sequence ATGACCGACCGCCACGACACCGATCCCACCCCTTCCACCGCCCCCATCGCACACCTGCGCAACGTCGTCTTCGACTGCCCGCACCCCCGTGAACTCGCGGAGTTCTACGCCGCGGTCATCGGCGGCACCATCGAGGGCGACGGCGACTGGGTCGACCTCGTGGCCCCCGGCCGCGTCAAGGTCTCGTTCCAGCGGGTGCCGGACCTGCGCCCGCCCGAGTGGCCGCGCGGCGACCTCAACGCCCAGCAGGTCCACCTGGACCTCGACGCGGGCCGCACCGACGAGGAGATCGACGCCGCCCAGGAGAAGGTGCTCGCACTCGGCGCGCGCCCCCTCGACCTGGACGACGACGGGGGCAAGCGCGACTTCCGCGTGTACGCCGACCCGGTCGGGCACCCGTTCTGCCTCTGCAAGATCCCCTGA